The following coding sequences are from one Shewanella putrefaciens window:
- a CDS encoding DNA ligase, giving the protein MTHTSQLFLLISNSFILLRLLSVSLLLVCLSVNANPSAPKIQLATELTADKTSYDIREFLISEKLDGVRGYWTGHRLVTRQGYPINAPVWFTADFPAIPIDGELWLGRGQFEAISSLIRQSSPKEDAWRNVRFMVFDLPKAEGNFEQRYRLAIKMFAGKSAYIEVIEQFQLDSIEALYQKLDSLVVLGAEGLMLHRRSAYYIAGRNPNLMKLKPYFDAEAKVIAHIAGKGQFAGQMGALKVQTPDGRIFSIGTGFSLAERQHPPAVGTIITYKYLGLTVNGLPRFASFLRVRTDIVESPLDGGVDRSGQ; this is encoded by the coding sequence ATGACTCATACAAGCCAATTATTTCTTTTAATCTCTAATTCTTTCATTCTGTTGCGGTTATTATCAGTTTCCTTGCTGCTGGTATGTCTATCGGTTAATGCCAACCCCAGTGCGCCTAAGATCCAACTTGCCACAGAGCTGACTGCCGACAAGACGAGTTATGATATTCGCGAGTTTTTAATCAGTGAAAAGTTAGATGGTGTTCGTGGATACTGGACTGGGCATAGGTTAGTCACCCGTCAAGGATATCCCATTAATGCACCCGTATGGTTTACTGCTGACTTTCCCGCAATTCCTATTGATGGAGAGTTGTGGCTTGGGCGAGGGCAGTTTGAAGCTATTTCAAGTTTAATCCGTCAATCCTCTCCCAAAGAGGACGCATGGCGTAATGTACGCTTTATGGTATTTGACTTACCCAAAGCGGAGGGGAATTTTGAGCAGCGCTATCGATTGGCGATAAAGATGTTTGCAGGTAAATCTGCTTATATTGAGGTCATTGAGCAATTTCAGCTTGATAGTATTGAGGCTTTATACCAAAAACTAGATAGCCTTGTGGTTTTAGGTGCTGAAGGGTTAATGCTCCATCGCCGCAGTGCATACTATATTGCAGGCCGAAATCCAAACTTGATGAAGTTAAAACCCTACTTTGATGCAGAAGCTAAAGTCATTGCACATATTGCAGGTAAAGGTCAATTTGCAGGTCAGATGGGTGCATTAAAAGTGCAAACGCCAGACGGCCGAATTTTTAGTATTGGCACAGGTTTTAGTCTCGCAGAGCGCCAACATCCCCCCGCAGTGGGCACTATCATCACCTATAAATACCTTGGGCTTACCGTTAACGGTTTACCGCGGTTTGCCAGTTTTTTACGGGTAAGAACCGATATAGTCGAGTCCCCATTGGACGGCGGTGTTGACCGTTCTGGGCAATAA
- a CDS encoding low molecular weight protein-tyrosine-phosphatase, which produces MQYNYRILMVCMGNICRSPTAEAVCRAKIRERHLNIEVDSAGTIGYHQGDKPDSRAIEAGKKRGFSFEGMRARQVVNADFEHFDLILAADNANLADLLSRCPVEYQHKLQLMLSYADTQITEVPDPYYGGAQGFELVLDLLEQSMEALLDQLTEKFR; this is translated from the coding sequence ATGCAATATAATTATCGGATCTTGATGGTATGTATGGGCAATATTTGCCGTTCGCCCACAGCAGAGGCCGTCTGTCGCGCTAAAATTCGTGAGCGTCACCTTAATATCGAAGTCGACTCGGCGGGAACTATTGGTTATCACCAAGGGGATAAGCCCGATAGCCGCGCTATTGAGGCTGGTAAAAAGCGGGGTTTTAGTTTCGAGGGCATGCGGGCGCGGCAGGTGGTGAATGCTGATTTTGAGCATTTTGATTTAATTCTAGCTGCGGATAATGCCAATTTGGCGGATCTGCTTAGCCGTTGTCCAGTTGAGTATCAACACAAGTTACAGTTAATGTTGTCCTATGCTGATACGCAAATAACGGAAGTACCAGATCCTTACTATGGCGGTGCACAGGGTTTTGAACTAGTGCTCGATCTCCTCGAGCAGAGTATGGAAGCTTTATTAGATCAATTGACCGAAAAGTTCCGTTGA
- a CDS encoding GNAT family N-acetyltransferase: protein MEISLLADNPSAIDTVARWYFNEWCQDNGSYTEEEVVEKVSASINRDTAPILIVGKVSGVLAGSAELKIREMDIYPEFEFWLGGVYVTPQARGQGVASKLVKEIISLAHKIGVKKLYLQTEDLTGGLYLHHGFKPIEQVNYKGINVLVMGANIGE from the coding sequence ATGGAAATTTCATTACTTGCCGATAATCCATCTGCGATAGACACGGTAGCTAGATGGTATTTCAATGAATGGTGCCAAGACAATGGTAGTTATACCGAGGAGGAAGTCGTTGAAAAAGTCTCTGCATCAATAAATCGAGATACTGCGCCTATTCTGATCGTCGGAAAAGTAAGTGGTGTTCTTGCTGGTTCAGCAGAGCTAAAAATTCGAGAAATGGACATATACCCAGAATTTGAGTTTTGGCTTGGTGGTGTTTACGTCACTCCGCAGGCCAGAGGGCAGGGTGTCGCCTCAAAACTTGTGAAAGAGATAATATCGCTAGCACATAAAATAGGCGTGAAAAAATTATATCTTCAAACAGAAGATTTAACCGGAGGTTTGTACCTACATCATGGATTTAAGCCTATAGAACAGGTGAATTATAAAGGCATAAATGTATTGGTTATGGGCGCAAACATCGGTGAATAA
- the ylqF gene encoding ribosome biogenesis GTPase YlqF, with product MAIQWYPGHMHKARKEIEEAMPQVDLVIEVLDARIPYSSENPMVAQLRGDKPCIKLLNKSDLADPEITAQWIEYLEREQGVKATAITTLQAAMVKKIPDLCRKLVPSRDKTEKDIRTMIMGIPNVGKSTIINTLAGRVIAKTGNEPAVTKTQQRINLRNGIVLSDTPGILWPKVDNEASSYRLAVTGAIKDTAMEYEDVALFAAKYFLTAYPKEICERYNLSELPKDDVALLEEIGRKRGALRPGGRIDMHKASELLLHEYRSGKIGLLSLETPAMAELEKIEVARIMAEKEAEKEAKLAAERLKRSGKRHND from the coding sequence ATGGCAATTCAGTGGTATCCGGGGCATATGCACAAGGCACGCAAGGAGATTGAAGAGGCAATGCCTCAGGTCGATCTTGTTATCGAAGTGCTGGACGCGCGTATTCCCTACAGTAGCGAAAACCCCATGGTGGCTCAGCTTCGAGGCGACAAACCTTGTATCAAACTGCTCAATAAATCTGATTTGGCCGATCCAGAGATCACCGCACAATGGATTGAATACTTAGAGCGTGAGCAAGGCGTCAAAGCCACGGCGATCACCACACTTCAAGCGGCAATGGTGAAAAAAATTCCTGATCTCTGCCGTAAGCTAGTGCCGAGTCGCGATAAAACCGAAAAAGACATTCGCACTATGATCATGGGAATACCCAACGTTGGGAAATCCACCATCATCAATACCTTAGCTGGTCGTGTTATCGCCAAAACCGGTAACGAACCTGCGGTAACCAAAACCCAGCAACGGATCAATTTACGTAACGGTATCGTGCTGTCGGATACCCCAGGTATTTTATGGCCCAAAGTGGATAACGAAGCCAGCAGCTATCGCCTTGCCGTCACTGGCGCCATTAAAGATACGGCGATGGAATATGAAGATGTGGCCCTGTTCGCCGCCAAGTATTTCTTAACCGCTTATCCAAAAGAGATTTGTGAGCGCTATAACTTAAGTGAATTACCCAAGGATGATGTCGCACTTCTCGAGGAAATCGGCCGTAAACGTGGTGCGCTGCGTCCCGGAGGCCGCATCGATATGCACAAGGCATCAGAGTTATTACTGCATGAATACCGATCAGGAAAAATAGGCTTACTCTCGTTAGAAACGCCTGCGATGGCCGAACTTGAAAAGATTGAAGTCGCCCGTATCATGGCCGAAAAAGAAGCAGAGAAAGAAGCCAAACTGGCAGCAGAGAGACTGAAACGTTCAGGCAAACGCCATAACGATTAG
- a CDS encoding isopenicillin N synthase family dioxygenase, whose protein sequence is MKLETIDYRAENSAQQFVESLRETGFGVLSNHPIDKRLVEDIYTEWQAFFNSEAKNNYMFKKETHDGFFPASISETAKGNTVKDIKEYYHVYPWGRIPDSLRANILAYYDKANALAAELLEWIETYSPEDVKAKFSMPLPEMIANSQKTLLRILHYPPMTGTEEMGAIRAAAHEDINLITVLPAANEPGLQVKAKDGTWLDVPSDFGNIIINIGDMLQEASGGYFPSTSHRVINPEGTDKTKSRISLPLFLHPNPAVVLSDRYTADSYLMERLRELGVI, encoded by the coding sequence ATGAAATTAGAAACCATTGATTACCGTGCTGAAAATAGTGCGCAGCAATTTGTTGAATCACTTAGAGAAACTGGCTTTGGTGTTTTATCTAATCATCCGATTGATAAGCGCTTAGTTGAAGACATCTACACCGAGTGGCAAGCCTTTTTTAATTCAGAAGCCAAAAACAACTATATGTTTAAAAAGGAAACCCACGACGGTTTCTTCCCTGCATCGATTTCTGAAACCGCCAAAGGCAACACAGTCAAAGACATTAAAGAGTACTACCACGTGTATCCTTGGGGCCGTATACCCGACTCACTACGTGCCAATATTCTCGCCTATTATGATAAAGCTAACGCGCTGGCTGCAGAACTATTAGAGTGGATCGAAACCTACTCACCAGAAGACGTAAAAGCCAAGTTTTCGATGCCATTGCCAGAAATGATCGCCAATAGCCAAAAAACCTTACTGCGCATTCTGCATTACCCACCAATGACGGGCACTGAAGAAATGGGCGCCATTCGCGCTGCAGCCCATGAAGATATCAACCTTATTACAGTGTTACCTGCAGCCAATGAGCCTGGATTGCAAGTAAAAGCCAAAGATGGCACTTGGTTAGATGTCCCAAGCGATTTTGGCAACATTATTATCAATATCGGCGACATGTTACAGGAAGCCTCTGGCGGCTATTTCCCATCGACGTCACACCGCGTCATCAATCCTGAAGGTACGGATAAAACCAAGTCACGGATCTCTTTGCCGTTATTTTTACATCCAAACCCTGCAGTAGTGCTATCAGATCGTTATACCGCCGACAGTTATCTGATGGAGAGATTGCGCGAACTCGGGGTGATCTAA
- a CDS encoding bifunctional methionine sulfoxide reductase B/A protein, translating to MNKLTDFERYVIEEKGTERPFSGEYYKHDAKGLYLCKKCHAPLYRSDDKFNAHCGWPAFDDEIQGAVTRHIDADGHRTEIVCSQCGGHLGHVFEGEFLTPKNVRHCVNSISLIFQGLEQTYTPSSNQFATLGAGCFWCVEAIFKNLKGVVNVTSGYCGGEAHDADYKSVCSGQTGHAEVVHIEFNPEEIDFTTLLQVFFESHDPTTLNRQGNDKGPQYRSVVFAHNADQIEQTNEMIAKLESAKVFDAPIVTQISAFETFYPAENYHYDYFALHGEEPYCQIVVRPKVEKIKALFAALQKA from the coding sequence ATGAACAAACTGACCGATTTTGAACGCTATGTTATCGAAGAGAAAGGCACTGAACGCCCTTTTAGTGGCGAATATTATAAGCACGACGCTAAGGGATTATATTTATGCAAAAAATGCCACGCTCCTCTTTATCGATCTGATGATAAATTTAATGCTCATTGTGGTTGGCCTGCTTTTGATGATGAGATTCAAGGCGCTGTAACTCGCCATATCGATGCCGATGGTCATAGAACAGAAATCGTTTGTAGTCAGTGTGGTGGTCACTTAGGTCATGTATTTGAAGGGGAGTTTTTGACGCCTAAAAATGTTCGTCATTGTGTTAACTCGATTTCACTTATATTTCAGGGATTGGAGCAGACCTATACGCCGTCATCGAACCAATTTGCGACTTTGGGGGCGGGCTGTTTTTGGTGTGTTGAGGCCATCTTTAAAAATCTGAAGGGCGTTGTCAATGTGACCTCAGGGTATTGTGGTGGCGAAGCCCATGATGCCGATTATAAATCTGTTTGCTCAGGCCAAACCGGCCATGCTGAGGTTGTGCATATTGAGTTTAACCCAGAGGAAATTGATTTTACGACATTGTTGCAAGTGTTTTTTGAAAGTCACGATCCAACCACGCTTAACCGCCAAGGTAATGATAAGGGGCCACAATATCGTTCGGTCGTTTTTGCTCATAACGCGGATCAAATAGAACAAACTAATGAAATGATTGCAAAATTAGAGTCAGCTAAAGTTTTTGATGCGCCTATTGTGACGCAGATTTCAGCCTTTGAAACTTTTTATCCTGCTGAAAATTATCATTATGATTATTTTGCTTTACATGGCGAGGAACCCTATTGCCAAATAGTGGTTCGACCTAAAGTGGAGAAAATCAAAGCCCTATTTGCAGCACTGCAGAAGGCTTAA